A DNA window from Garciella nitratireducens DSM 15102 contains the following coding sequences:
- the hpf gene encoding ribosome hibernation-promoting factor, HPF/YfiA family, which translates to MHIIISGKNLEVTDGIKNVLEKKLQKLDKYFDPSTEVRATLSVEKNRHILEVTIPINGAILRAEEETDDMYNTIDEVMEKLERQIRKYRTKIEKKMKKGSFRYNFPLEEQKEKQPKIVRTKKFAMKPMPVEEALLQMELLGHNFFVFLNAENDEVNVVYKRKDGNYGLIEPTLS; encoded by the coding sequence ATGCATATTATTATAAGTGGAAAAAATTTAGAAGTAACAGATGGAATCAAAAATGTATTAGAGAAAAAACTACAAAAATTAGATAAGTATTTTGATCCCTCAACAGAAGTGAGAGCAACTTTAAGTGTGGAGAAAAATAGACATATTCTCGAGGTGACCATTCCTATAAATGGAGCAATTCTTAGGGCAGAAGAAGAAACGGATGATATGTATAATACAATTGATGAGGTAATGGAAAAATTAGAACGTCAGATTAGAAAATATCGTACCAAAATAGAGAAAAAAATGAAAAAAGGTTCTTTTCGATATAATTTCCCTTTAGAGGAACAAAAAGAAAAACAGCCTAAAATTGTAAGAACTAAGAAATTTGCTATGAAACCAATGCCAGTAGAAGAGGCACTACTCCAGATGGAACTTTTAGGACATAATTTCTTTGTATTTTTAAATGCAGAAAACGATGAAGTGAATGTAGTTTATAAAAGAAAAGACGGAAATTATGGATTAATCGAACCTACGCTTTCATAA
- the secA gene encoding preprotein translocase subunit SecA — translation MAFLKKIFGSLNDKEVKKLMKTVEKIEALEPEMQDLKEKDFQKKTEEFKDRIQKGETLDDLLIEAFALVREASKRVLGMRHFPVQLLGGIVLHQGRIAEMKTGEGKTLVATLPAYLNALTEEGVHIVTVNDYLAKRDSEWMGKLYEFLGLKVGLVVHGLNFEQRKEAYQADITYGTNNEFGFDYLRDNMVIYKEKMVQRKLNYAIVDEVDSILIDEARTPLIISGSGDKSTQLYNVVDGFVKKLKEEQDFTIDEKAHTVFLTEEGNTKAEQYFGIENLADPENMELSHHINQALKAHYLMKKDWDYVVKDGQVIIVDEFTGRLMLGRRYSDGLHQAIEAKEKVQIARESKTLATITFQNYFRMYQKLSGMTGTAKTEEEEFRTIYNMDVVVIPTNKPMIRQDLPDVVYKNEKGKFRAIVEEIKERHQKGQPILVGTISIEKSEQLSKLLKKEGIPHQVLNAKYHEKEAEIIAQAGQKGAVTIATNMAGRGTDIVLGEGVKELGGLCIIGTERHESRRIDNQLRGRAGRQGDPGVTRFYISLEDDLMRLFGSEKIQGLVESIGLEEDQPIEHRMLTKGIENAQRKVEGRNFGIRKHVLQYDNVMNQQREIIYKQRRMVLEGENMKEYIFSMLDALIEYYVQIYTGFSNHSDDWDYQGLWNYMESNFLPKGMIKIPEVELTREELKEILLQAAKKVYEEREQKIGSEQMRELERVILLQVVDSKWMDHIDAMDELKQGIGLRAYGQEDPVQAYQTEGYNMFEEMIHSIQEDTLKYLFHVEVKKVPQLKEQIEVDQLSTNKGNENKKAPIVKKDKIGRNDPCPCGSGKKYKKCCGKSV, via the coding sequence ATGGCTTTTTTAAAAAAAATATTTGGTAGCCTTAATGATAAAGAGGTTAAAAAATTAATGAAAACAGTGGAAAAAATAGAAGCCTTAGAGCCAGAAATGCAAGATTTAAAGGAAAAAGATTTTCAAAAAAAGACTGAAGAATTTAAAGATAGAATTCAGAAGGGGGAAACTTTAGATGATCTTTTGATAGAAGCTTTTGCATTAGTAAGAGAGGCTTCTAAAAGAGTATTAGGAATGCGTCATTTTCCTGTACAATTATTAGGAGGAATTGTGCTACATCAAGGTAGAATTGCTGAAATGAAAACTGGAGAAGGAAAAACTTTAGTGGCGACTCTTCCTGCATATTTAAATGCTTTAACAGAAGAAGGAGTACACATTGTAACAGTGAATGATTATCTCGCAAAGCGAGATAGTGAATGGATGGGAAAATTATATGAATTTTTAGGATTAAAGGTAGGACTTGTTGTACATGGTCTAAATTTTGAACAACGAAAAGAGGCTTATCAGGCAGATATTACCTATGGAACCAATAATGAGTTTGGTTTTGATTATCTTAGAGATAATATGGTGATTTACAAAGAAAAAATGGTACAAAGAAAATTAAATTATGCGATTGTAGATGAGGTAGATAGTATTTTAATTGATGAAGCACGAACGCCTCTTATTATTTCAGGCAGTGGAGATAAGAGTACTCAGTTATATAATGTAGTGGATGGTTTTGTAAAAAAATTAAAGGAAGAACAAGATTTTACGATTGATGAAAAAGCTCATACTGTATTTTTAACAGAAGAAGGGAATACAAAAGCAGAGCAGTATTTTGGAATAGAAAATTTAGCAGATCCTGAAAACATGGAGTTGTCTCATCATATTAATCAAGCTCTAAAGGCGCATTATTTAATGAAAAAAGATTGGGATTATGTAGTGAAAGATGGACAAGTAATCATTGTGGATGAATTTACTGGACGTTTAATGCTTGGAAGAAGATATAGCGATGGGTTACATCAAGCCATTGAAGCAAAAGAAAAGGTACAAATTGCACGGGAGTCTAAAACGTTAGCCACTATTACTTTTCAAAACTATTTTAGAATGTATCAAAAGCTTTCAGGAATGACAGGAACTGCGAAAACTGAAGAAGAAGAATTTCGAACCATTTATAATATGGACGTAGTAGTAATTCCTACTAATAAACCGATGATTCGACAAGATCTTCCAGATGTGGTATATAAAAATGAGAAGGGAAAATTTCGCGCTATTGTAGAAGAAATTAAAGAAAGACATCAAAAGGGACAGCCTATACTAGTGGGAACTATTTCCATTGAAAAATCAGAGCAACTTAGTAAACTTCTAAAAAAAGAAGGAATTCCTCATCAAGTTTTAAATGCGAAATATCATGAAAAAGAAGCAGAGATTATTGCTCAAGCAGGGCAAAAAGGAGCAGTGACTATTGCTACCAATATGGCTGGTAGAGGGACGGATATCGTCTTAGGAGAAGGAGTAAAAGAATTAGGTGGTCTTTGCATTATTGGGACTGAAAGGCATGAAAGTAGGCGTATTGATAATCAATTAAGAGGGCGTGCAGGAAGACAGGGAGATCCTGGAGTTACTAGATTTTATATTTCCTTAGAGGATGATTTAATGCGTCTATTTGGATCAGAAAAAATACAAGGGTTGGTGGAATCTATTGGATTAGAAGAAGATCAACCCATTGAGCATAGGATGCTTACTAAGGGAATTGAAAATGCTCAACGAAAAGTAGAAGGACGAAATTTTGGTATTCGAAAGCATGTTCTTCAATATGATAATGTAATGAATCAACAAAGAGAAATTATTTATAAACAACGTAGAATGGTGTTAGAAGGAGAAAATATGAAGGAGTATATTTTCTCTATGTTAGATGCTTTAATTGAGTATTATGTACAGATTTATACAGGTTTTAGCAACCATTCTGATGACTGGGATTATCAGGGGTTATGGAACTATATGGAGTCTAACTTTCTGCCCAAAGGAATGATTAAGATCCCTGAAGTAGAGCTTACGAGGGAAGAATTAAAAGAGATATTATTACAGGCTGCTAAGAAAGTTTATGAGGAGAGAGAACAAAAAATTGGCAGTGAACAAATGAGAGAGTTAGAGAGAGTAATCTTACTTCAAGTAGTAGATAGTAAATGGATGGATCATATTGATGCTATGGATGAATTAAAGCAAGGAATAGGACTTAGAGCTTATGGGCAAGAAGATCCTGTGCAAGCATATCAAACGGAAGGTTATAATATGTTTGAAGAAATGATTCATAGTATACAGGAAGATACCCTTAAATATTTATTTCATGTTGAAGTAAAAAAAGTACCCCAACTTAAAGAACAAATAGAGGTAGATCAACTCTCTACTAATAAAGGAAATGAAAACAAAAAGGCTCCTATAGTAAAAAAAGACAAAATAGGAAGAAATGATCCTTGTCCTTGTGGAAGTGGAAAAAAATATAAGAAATGTTGTGGAAAGTCTGTTTAA
- the prfB gene encoding peptide chain release factor 2 (programmed frameshift) encodes MNLIELEQYCQQLEELNKKIQEVGLLFDISKKKEEIKKLEKEMSAPDFWEDMQRAQRMSQKSKELQNIIQQYKVLKEQYEDLEVLIELAREDAGNELFTDIKESMKELKEKVENLYLKTLLNGEYDHLNAILSFHAGAGGTEAQDWVEMLLRMYTRWAEKKQYRVKMLDYLAGDEAGVKSATILIEGSNAYGFLKSEKGVHRLVRISPFDSSGKRHTSFASVDVMPEIDETIEVDIRQQDLRIDTYRSGGAGGQHVNKTDSAIRITHIPTGIVVQCQNERSQHMNKEVAMKILKGKLLDLKEAEQKEKIEDLKGEYNQIAWGSQIRSYIFHPYSMVKDHRTDVEVGNIQGVMDGDLDLFIHTYLKKQKS; translated from the exons TTGAATCTAATAGAATTAGAACAATATTGTCAACAATTAGAGGAGTTAAACAAAAAAATTCAAGAAGTG GGGCTTCTCTTTGACATTTCCAAAAAGAAAGAAGAAATAAAGAAGTTAGAAAAAGAGATGTCTGCTCCTGATTTTTGGGAAGATATGCAAAGAGCTCAAAGAATGAGTCAAAAAAGCAAAGAATTGCAAAATATTATTCAACAATATAAAGTACTAAAGGAACAATATGAAGATTTAGAAGTTTTGATAGAGCTAGCTAGGGAAGATGCAGGGAATGAGTTGTTTACTGATATTAAAGAAAGTATGAAAGAACTTAAGGAGAAGGTAGAAAACTTATATTTAAAAACTTTATTAAATGGAGAATATGATCATTTAAATGCCATTTTATCTTTTCATGCAGGAGCTGGTGGAACGGAGGCTCAAGATTGGGTAGAAATGCTTTTAAGAATGTATACACGATGGGCAGAAAAAAAGCAATACCGTGTGAAGATGTTAGATTATCTAGCTGGAGATGAAGCTGGGGTTAAAAGTGCTACCATTCTAATTGAAGGATCCAATGCTTATGGATTTTTAAAATCAGAAAAAGGAGTTCATCGGCTGGTGCGAATTTCTCCTTTTGATTCCTCTGGAAAAAGGCATACTTCTTTTGCTTCTGTGGACGTGATGCCAGAAATTGATGAAACCATTGAAGTAGATATTCGACAACAGGACTTAAGGATTGATACCTATCGTTCTGGAGGTGCTGGTGGACAGCATGTAAATAAGACCGATTCTGCCATTCGGATTACACATATTCCCACTGGAATTGTAGTACAGTGTCAAAATGAGCGTTCACAGCATATGAATAAAGAAGTAGCTATGAAAATATTAAAAGGAAAGCTATTAGACTTAAAAGAGGCTGAGCAAAAAGAAAAAATAGAGGATTTAAAGGGAGAATATAATCAAATTGCATGGGGAAGCCAAATTCGGTCTTACATCTTTCACCCTTATAGTATGGTAAAAGACCATAGGACAGATGTAGAGGTAGGAAATATTCAAGGAGTTATGGATGGGGATTTAGATCTTTTTATTCATACCTATTTAAAAAAACAAAAAAGTTAA
- a CDS encoding gamma-glutamyl-gamma-aminobutyrate hydrolase family protein: protein MKPLIGLTCSIGLEENYQYKETNYCEAVRGAGGIPILIPSFSEFAKDIPQLVRNLDGIIVSGGNDIYPMHYGEGPIQALGSVHRERDEVELEIVKECIKNKKPFFGICRGLQVLNVALGGDLYQDIYSQIKGKELEQHNHSKGTPPSNHSIEIKNDTFLYDIYKQKIGWVNSSHHQAIKKVAPSLEPIAWSKDGFVEAVVHKEIPSIFAVQWHPEKMYHKDHFSQQIFDYFIDLMR from the coding sequence TTGAAACCATTGATTGGATTAACTTGTTCCATTGGATTGGAAGAAAATTACCAATATAAAGAAACTAACTATTGTGAGGCAGTAAGAGGAGCGGGTGGTATTCCTATCTTGATTCCATCTTTTTCAGAATTTGCAAAAGATATTCCTCAATTAGTAAGAAATTTAGATGGTATTATTGTATCTGGTGGAAATGATATTTATCCAATGCATTATGGAGAAGGACCAATACAGGCTTTAGGATCTGTACATCGTGAAAGGGATGAGGTAGAATTAGAGATTGTAAAGGAATGTATAAAAAATAAAAAACCTTTCTTCGGAATATGTCGTGGCCTTCAGGTATTAAATGTAGCTTTAGGGGGAGATTTATATCAGGACATTTATAGTCAGATCAAAGGAAAGGAATTAGAGCAGCATAATCATTCAAAGGGGACACCTCCTAGCAATCATTCAATAGAAATTAAGAATGATACATTCTTATATGATATTTATAAGCAAAAAATTGGTTGGGTTAATTCTTCTCATCATCAAGCAATAAAAAAGGTAGCTCCTAGCCTGGAACCGATTGCTTGGAGTAAAGATGGTTTTGTAGAAGCAGTCGTTCATAAAGAGATTCCTTCTATCTTTGCTGTACAATGGCATCCAGAAAAAATGTATCATAAAGATCACTTTTCTCAGCAGATTTTTGATTATTTTATTGATCTAATGAGATAG
- a CDS encoding Tex family protein gives MEKIIKRLVEEFHIKENQVQNTIRLIDEGNTIPFIARYRKEMTGGLSDEILRNLDERLTYLRNLESRKQEVLHLIEEQGKLTDKLKKEIQEAQVLQKVEDLYRPFRPKRSTRATKAKEKGLESFAHLIFKQQIVTGTIEQLAESYLNDQVETMEDAIQGAKDIIAEWISDQAQYREKIRDFNYEKGVLQSSAINPEEKTVYEMYYDFSQEVNKIANHRILALNRGEKEKKLKVKLISPEQEILSYLKKQVIINEKAITTPYLFEAIEDSYHRLIAPSIEREIRNILTERAEKEAIKVFAKNTKSLLMTPPVKNIRVLAIDPSYRTGCKLAVLDETGKLLDCTTIYPNEPHNKVEESKRVMKELIEEYHIDMISIGNGTASRETEVIVSDLLKEINRKIYYTIVSEAGASVYSASKLATEEYPDIDVSIRGAISIGRRLQDPLAELVKIDPKSIGVGQYQHDLNQSKLGESLRNVVEDCVNSVGVDLNTATPSLLQYVSGISKSIAKNIVKYRDENGKFTNRDQLKEVKRLGDKAFEQCAGFLRISDGENPLDNTAVHPESYCITKKLLKKLGYTKEDVQQGNLKDIEERIGLSTIGGKGVKVLAEELEVGLLTLRDIVNELKKPGRDPREEMPKPIFRSDVLKMEDLKVDMIFTGTVRNVVDFGAFVDIGVKQDGLVHISELSNRFVKHPMEVVSVGDEVKVKIIGLDIERGKISLSIKQV, from the coding sequence GTGGAAAAAATCATAAAAAGATTAGTAGAAGAATTTCATATAAAAGAAAACCAAGTTCAAAATACTATACGACTAATAGATGAAGGTAATACTATTCCTTTTATTGCTAGATATCGAAAAGAAATGACTGGTGGATTAAGCGATGAAATATTAAGAAATCTAGATGAAAGACTTACTTATTTAAGAAATTTAGAATCACGAAAACAAGAAGTACTCCATCTTATTGAAGAACAGGGAAAACTTACTGACAAGTTAAAAAAAGAAATCCAAGAAGCACAAGTTCTTCAGAAAGTGGAGGACTTGTATCGTCCGTTTAGACCTAAGAGAAGTACGAGAGCAACCAAGGCAAAAGAAAAAGGATTAGAGTCTTTTGCACATTTAATTTTCAAACAGCAGATTGTAACTGGTACGATAGAGCAATTGGCTGAGTCTTATTTGAATGATCAGGTAGAGACTATGGAAGATGCAATTCAGGGAGCAAAGGACATTATTGCAGAATGGATTTCTGATCAAGCGCAATATAGAGAGAAAATAAGAGATTTTAATTATGAAAAAGGAGTTCTTCAATCAAGTGCTATAAATCCAGAAGAAAAGACTGTGTATGAGATGTATTATGATTTTAGCCAAGAAGTAAATAAGATTGCTAATCATAGAATTTTAGCTCTAAATAGAGGGGAAAAAGAGAAAAAACTAAAAGTTAAACTTATTAGTCCAGAGCAAGAAATTTTATCTTATTTAAAAAAACAAGTGATTATCAATGAAAAAGCAATTACTACACCATATCTTTTTGAGGCCATAGAAGATTCTTATCATCGTTTGATTGCTCCTTCTATTGAGAGAGAAATTCGAAATATACTTACTGAGAGGGCGGAAAAGGAAGCAATTAAAGTATTTGCTAAAAATACAAAATCTTTATTAATGACTCCTCCTGTAAAAAATATTAGAGTATTGGCTATTGATCCTAGTTATCGGACAGGCTGTAAATTAGCAGTATTAGATGAAACAGGAAAATTATTGGATTGTACCACCATTTATCCTAATGAACCCCATAATAAGGTAGAAGAATCTAAAAGAGTAATGAAAGAGCTGATAGAAGAATATCATATTGATATGATTTCTATAGGAAATGGAACAGCTTCTAGAGAAACAGAAGTGATTGTATCAGATTTATTAAAAGAGATAAATAGAAAGATATATTATACCATTGTCAGTGAAGCAGGAGCGTCTGTATATTCTGCATCAAAATTAGCAACTGAGGAATATCCAGATATTGATGTATCTATTCGAGGAGCGATTTCTATTGGAAGAAGACTACAAGATCCTTTGGCAGAATTAGTAAAAATTGATCCCAAAAGTATTGGAGTAGGTCAATATCAACATGATTTGAACCAAAGCAAATTAGGGGAATCTTTAAGAAATGTAGTAGAAGATTGTGTCAACAGTGTAGGAGTAGATTTAAATACAGCAACACCTTCTTTATTACAATATGTGTCAGGAATTTCTAAATCTATAGCTAAAAATATTGTGAAATATCGGGATGAAAATGGAAAGTTCACTAATAGAGATCAATTAAAGGAAGTAAAAAGATTAGGAGATAAGGCTTTTGAACAATGTGCAGGATTTTTAAGAATTTCTGATGGAGAAAATCCATTAGACAATACAGCTGTCCATCCAGAGTCTTATTGTATTACCAAAAAATTATTAAAAAAATTAGGTTATACCAAAGAGGATGTGCAACAAGGAAATTTAAAGGATATAGAGGAAAGGATAGGACTTAGTACCATAGGAGGAAAAGGGGTAAAAGTTTTAGCAGAAGAGTTGGAAGTAGGATTGCTTACTTTAAGGGATATAGTAAATGAGTTAAAAAAACCAGGAAGAGACCCAAGAGAAGAAATGCCAAAGCCTATTTTTAGAAGTGATGTATTAAAAATGGAAGATTTAAAAGTGGATATGATTTTTACAGGAACAGTAAGAAATGTAGTTGATTTTGGAGCTTTTGTTGATATTGGTGTAAAACAAGACGGATTGGTTCATATCTCAGAATTAAGCAATCGGTTTGTAAAACATCCTATGGAAGTAGTTTCTGTAGGAGATGAAGTAAAAGTAAAGATTATAGGATTAGATATTGAGAGAGGGAAAATATCTTTAAGTATAAAGCAAGTATAG